The segment GTGGCTTGCTCGGGGGACATGTGTTCGATCGCAAACATTTCTTTCTCCTCGTTGCTCACTATTAATAATAGACCGGTCGTCTATCTTTGCTCCAAAAAAATAAAAGAAGACCGACGCGCTACTCGGGCAACGGAACGCCCAGCACCCGCTCAAAGGCCATGCGCATGAACAGGTTCAGTGGCTCGATATCCTTGGTCACCTTCATGCGCACCAAGGCACCGTGCCAGCCGGACACAAGGAAATAGGAAACCTCGCGCACATCCAAGGCAGGGTCGAGCGCCCCTGCTTGTTGTGCCTCTGCCAGCACAGAGCAGTACATGCTAGCCATGCCGTCAATGGCGTTCGACAAACGCTTGCGAAAGGCGGGACTCAAGTCCCCCATCTCTTGCGCCAGGTTGCCCACAGGGCATCCGAGAGAACATTCCTGAGCCTGATAAAAATCTCGAAACTTTTCATGAAGCACTCTGAACCGCATCAGAGGCGAGCCGTCGGTCCCGGCAAGAATCTCCATAGCCATTTGCCCAAAATGCGCCACATAATGGTCCACAACCTGAAGCCCGAAATCCTCCTTATTCTTGAAATAGAAATAGAAGGAGCCCTTGGGAATATCAGCGGCATCAAGGATCTCCTTGAGCCCCGTGTTGTTGAAGCCATTTTTGTGAATGATCCGCGCGCCGGCCTCAATAATGCGTTCGCGGGTTCCCTGCTTTTGAGTCTTCATTTGGCATTCATTAGACCAGTCGTCTAGTGAATGTCAAACAAGGAGATCCTGACAATGATCCCTGCAAAATGAATACGATCCTTGCCTCCCCCCCGGCTCGGCAATCTGAAATTGCTCCCTCTGTACAACCACAAGTGCTCGGGGTTGCCAAAATATCACTGTCGCGTACAATTAAGTTGACCTCATCATTCGGGAAACGCAAAATAGACATATGGACCAAGCGCACGAATTCAAAACCATCTGCGTCGTCTCCGGCCAGGAAGATCATCTACGCAGGGACAAGCTGAACATCAAACGGCTTCGCCCCAAGACGATCATGGGCTTTTCTTCTGGTGGAGAGGGCGCAGGATTCCTTGCCAACCAAGATGTGGACTGCATCATCTGCGACTCCAACCTTGACGACATGGACGGTTGCAAATTCATGCGGATTATCCGCCAGATGCCCCGGCACCGCATGACGCCCATTATCATGGTCACGGTGGAGAACCAGAAGAATGCTGTGCTGGACTCCATCGCCGCCGGTTGCACGGGCTACGTCCTTCGCCCATATTCAGAAGAAACCCTTGAACGCCACCTGATGATGGCAGTGCAGTTGCAACGCTTCTCCGAAATCGAAGTTGAACAACTCAAACACGCTCAGGACATGGTGGATCAGGGCGACTTTGATGACGCAATTGAAGAATTCGAAGAAATACTTTCGCTGCAGGACGAGGCCCAAAAATACTACGACATGGGCTGCGACTATTTGATCCGCCAAAAGTACGGCAAGGCGATCATCTCTTTCAACAAGGCGCTCAAGATCAACGATCTTTTCGCCGAGGCCTATCAGGGACTGGCCGAAGCCTACAAGGGCAAGGGCAATCTGGACCGCTTCAAGGGCTACCTGCAAAAGGCCGCCGAGGTTCACGCCCAGTTCGATCGGCTGGAACAGGCCAAAACCATCTTCATCGAGATTCTCAAGCACGATACCAAGGCTCCCAATCCATACAACACTCTGGGTGTCCGATTGCGTCGAGCCGGTGACTATCCCGGTGCGGTTCGGGCCTACCGCCGAGCCTTGGAGATCACTCCGAAAGACGAGAACATCTACTTCAATATTTCAAAGGCCTACTTCTATATGGGCGAGCGCAAAAAGGCCCAACAGGACCTGAAACTCTCTTTGGATATTAATCCGCATTTTCCCGAGGCAGCCAAATTCTACAAGGAAGTCACGGGCAGACCCTGGTCACCGCCCTCTGGCGAGCCTATCTCCGCTGCCCAGGACACCAAAAGAGCCGAGACCATCAAAGACATCTGATTCTTTTACCCGACGACTCGGCAAGACACCTGCTCGCCCACAAAAAAAGGCTTCGCTAATCTGCGAAGCCTTCTTTCTTTGTACCAAAAACTGAAAATTTCAGGGCAAACTCTACTCCATCGGCTCAACTAGAATCACAATACGTCTGTTCTGAGCCTGATTCTCGGCTATGGCGTTCCCGTGAATATCCATATTGGGGCGCTTGGGACGTGTATCTGCCAGTCCCATGACCTGAACATGATCACGAGGAAAACCGTGATCAATGAAATAGCGTGCCACGGCAGAGGCCCGTGCGGCTGACAACTCCCAATTCGATGGAAATGCCGAAGACTTGATCGGGATGTTGTCGGTGTGACCTTCCACCGTCATGCGATAGGGGATACCCATCAGCGGCGGCGCAATGTCGGCCAGAATCTCAAGGGCCGTGGGGGTCAACTCCGCGCTGCCCAATTCGAAGAACACTGCTCCCCGCAGGTTTACCGCCACAGCATTGGGACGCATCTCCAGGGACAGAGCATCTGAAGCATGGCGGGTACGCGCAGTAATTTCATGCCGGACGTCCTCCATACTCTTGAGCCTTTGGCGCCACTCCGCCGGAATCATGGGCGCTTCCGGTTCCGGAGCCTTGGTCCCCATGGCCTCGCCCAACGACTCGGCCACCACCTCGTACTGCTCACGGTTCACCTCAGACACCGTGACCATGAGAATAAAAAAACAAAGAATCAGCGTCATCATGTCCGCGAAGGACAATTCCCACGCCCCGCCCTGCTCGCGCTCGGTGCGCTTGAACTTGACCGGACCGGGCATCAGGCCTTTCTCCGAGGCTTGCCCACGCTCTTCATGACCGTGATGGTGCTCCATCGACGCGGTGGCAGATAGGCCTTGAGCTTATCAAGAACAATGGCAGCCGGAGCCTTGTCCTTGATAAACAGCGTGCCATCGCGCACCAGCGACATCAGAATCACCCGCTCTTCAATGCGCTTCTCGACCTTCACGGCAATGGGTAAAAAGACCATATTGGCCAGCAGGATACCGTACAAGGTCGTGGTCAGGGCCGTGGCCATGGCCGGTCCGATTTCGCCAAGATTACTGCCCATGGCCTGCATCATTGCAATCAGCCCAATGAGCGTTCCGATAATCCCGAAGGCCGGTGAGAGCCGAGACATGGTGCGATAGATGCCCGCCGAGGACATCTCCTGCTCGTAGGTCTGCTGAATACGGGTATCCAGAATCTCTGCAATTTCCTCGCGCGAGTATCCATCCACCACCATCTGAATGGCGTCATGCAAAAATTCGTTATCAATACCAGGAATTTGCTTCTCCAGATGAACCTTACCCTTGGTGGACGAATCCTTGGCCAGACGCACCAGGGCGTTGACGTATTCGCCCATGGGCAACTCCTCTCGCCCCAGGGCGATGAGGAACAGCTGGAACACGCGCGCGACCTCACGCATAGGATAGCAAATGAAAGTCGCAGCGGCGGTCCCGCCCAGCACGATGGCCAAGCCAGGTAAGTTCAAAAAGACGGCAACGCTGGATGTAGCAAAAAAAGTTGCGAACCCCAACACGCCCATGCCGAACAGGATGCCGATAATTGTGGCGACGTTCACTTGATGAGCCCCTTGATGCGCTTGATGGTCTCGATGAGTTCGTCCTCGGCATCTGCGGCTTCCATCTCATCGAGATTCTCGATGGACATGGCCTGCTCCTGAACGATCTTGGACATCTTCTTGGAGAGATTCGAGAAGATGCGACTGCGCGCCTCGTCACCGGCCATGGAAGCCAGAATGGCCACCTTGTGAAATCCCAGGGAAGAGAAGCAGTCCTGTAGGGCCGCATTGTCCACATAAACGATGTCGTTGACGGTCTCCAGATCTTCAAGCTTGACGCGTTTCTTCTTGACCCGCTGGAAAAATTCGGTACCCACTTCCCCGACCCATGCCTCAACAGTCGGCTTGTGCATGAAGAAATAGGTTTCCGGAATCTCCTTGTAGCTCATCTTCTTGTAGATCGTCTCGGGCTTGGACTCGACAAGCTCGGCAAATTCATAGATATCGATAAACTCCAAACACTGGGTAAACGGGGCCTTGTCTGCGGGCATTTCCTGAGACAGGTTACGGGCCACGCTCATGAACTTAGCAAGGTCTGGAATGGTGAGGGTACGATCCTTCAGAAAATCGGACGTCTTGCGGGATCGACCCAGGGCGTCCTTCTTCATCACGGCCTTGCGCACATCATTCACGTCAATAATCTTCAACTTGCGCAAGCGGGTCACAACCTCGTCAATTTCAAGCTGGGTCACCAGCAGGATATCCTTGGCGGTGCGCGAGAACTCCGCATAGGACAAGCCGGAAGTCTGCCCTGCCTTGCCACCGCTCTTAGGGGAATGGATGTGAGCCTTGTACATCATCTCCAAAATCCCACACACGGACAGAAAGACATTCCCCGTGCTGCTTTCCGCTACGCGCCTGTTCACCGCACGGACCTGCTCAATCAGAAAACGGGCCAGACGCTGGATCGGCGCAGGGCTCTTCAGGAGCATAGCCTGGAACGTGTCCCGGTCCATAACAATGATCTCGCAAGGCTCCTCGGCCACTGCATTGGCAATACGCGTTCCCCCGCCGAGCAGCCCTTCCTCTCCGAAGATCTGCCCGGGTGTCACTTCCGCCAGCACCACTTTCTTGTTGTTGAGAATACGATACAGACTGATACGGCCTGTCTTGAGCATATAGGCCACGGAACTTTTCTGGTCTTCCTTGAAGATCACCTGACCCTTGTGCAGAGTCTTGTACTTTGTATCGGAATTGAAATCCATCAGCGCGGCCTCGGTATGAAATCAGGTTCCGGAAATAGCGCAATACGTAAGGGCAAACCTATTCCGCCCATCGCTAACGTATATATTGTTCCACCAGCTTGAGCAACTTGGGCTTGGTAAATGGACGCTCGATATAGTCAGTATATCCCGCGTCCAAACTTCGCTGACCATCGTCTGGAATATAGTGAGCAGTAATGGCCAATAAGGGAACGGGCTGAGTCTTGCTTTCGCCTTCCCAGTTGCGAATGGCCCGGGCCGCCGCAAAGCCATCCATACCCGTCAGATGGGTGCCCATAATCACCATATCGAAATGGCTCTTGGTATAGGCCTCCACCCCGCCTCGCCCATTTTCGGCAAAGGCCAACCTATAGTGCTTGTCCGCCAGATAGTATTTGACCAACATTCTGGTATTCGCGGAATCATCCACCACCAGAATGGACGGTCCGCCATCCTCGTTCTTCGCACGCAGGCGCGCCTTGCCCATCAGGCACAGGGCGGGGTTAACCCCCTCGCTGTACCGATGCCCGTTAACGATGGAGAAGGCCACGGCACTGAGCTCCTGCTCCTGTGCGGGCAATGCGATGACGCCAGCCAAGCCCAAGGTCTGTGCATACAGCCTATCCTCGTCGTCGGGCGCATCCGAAAACATCACCAGGCTATGCATGGGAAAACCTTCGTTATCCACCAATTGACTAACCAGCTTCCAGCCCTGGTCATCAGCAGGGATAAAGACGATGCGGTAAGGCTTGCAGGTGCCATAGGCCTCGATTGTTGCCAATTCGGCCTTGCCCAAGGATGGCTCCAGCTCCAGATCAGCACCCCAGGTCAATAGCCGCTCGGTCAATGCTTCAAAGTCTCCCACCCCGGCAATCAAGACCGTGCGCATGGTCAGATCCGGTGGGACATCGACTTCATCGAACTGATCCGGGTTGAGTTCCATTTCGGCGTATTCTCTGAACAGCCCTGATGACAGAAACAAATCGTGAACTTCTGGATCAATATGCCGATCCTTTTTCATGAACCCGAGAATTTTGACGGCCTGAGATAGCGGCATGGGCTTCTTGTAAGGCCGATCCTTGGCCGTGAGGGCTTCAAAGATGTCGGCCACAGCCATGATGCGGGCCTGCAGAGGCAGATCATCGTCCTTGAGACCTTGGGGATAGCCCGAGCCGTCCAGTTTCTCATGATGGCTGCTGGCATATTCCGGTACACGCGACAATTTCTTGGGGAACGGAAGTTCGGAAAGCATGGTTCCCGTCATGGACGCATGATCCTCGATGATCTCCCGCTCACTGCCAGTGAGGGTTCCCTTGCGGATGCACAGGTTCAAAAGCTCATTCTCGGTCAAATAGGGGCGCTCTTCCCCATTCACCTCATAGGTCTTGGTCGCAATACCCTTGAGCCGCTCGATGCGCTCGTCACTCATGAACTCGCCAGGTTCGTTGCACGACATCACGAAAGCGCGCTCTTCTGAAAGCTCCTGCAGAGCATCGGCACACCGAGCATCCGTCTCAGCTAGAGCTTGCGGCCCAGCACCCAACGCTAACTGCTCTGCCTTGGAGGCCAGACACTCTGTTTCAATACATTTGGAGATCAAATCGAAACGCAGGGCAACCAGCTCCGCACGATCGTAGATGGTTTGGAGCTTGGAGGCCTTGTCCACAACCCATTCGGGAGTGATGATCTTGCCAATATCATGCAGCCAAGCCGAGAGCTTGAGCTCCTCCAGTTCATCCTCGTTGAAATGTACTTCCGAGAATGGACCATCATCAATTTCATTGATCCTGCGGGCAATCATCATGGAGATGTCCACCACGCGGTTAATATGACCACCGGTATACGGGGACTTTTCTTCAATGGCGTTAGCGATGCTCTTGATGAAGGCGTAAAAGAGGTCCTTCAGGTCCTTAATCAAACGCGTTTTGGTCAGGGCTGCTGCCGCCTGTGAGGCCAGGGAGGCGACCAGCACCACCCGGTCATCAGAGAACTCGGTTATGCAGCCGCCCGCAGCGATATCCTGAGCATTCAGAAGCTGAAGTACACCAATTATGTCGTTCTCATGGTTTCGCATGGGAATAACCAGCATGGATTTTGAACGATAGCCAGTGGCTTCATCATATTTACGGGGACCGGTAAAATCGAATTCCTCGGATTCATAGACATCGGCGATATTAACGATCTCACCAGTCAGTGCGACATGCGACGAGACATTCGATCGGTTGGCTTTCCCATCTACCATCAAGGGGACCGGAGGCAGGTTGATCTCCACTCCCGAGGTACCACCCATACGGGTATTCATCGTATCATTCTGGAGGATGACAAAATCCAGATGGGTCGCGTCCTCGTTGACGAGATACAGCGTGCCTGCATCAGCGTCGGTAATGGCGCGCGCTTCATGAATGATCATTTCAAGCAAACGATTGACGTTTGCCTCACCAGACAGCGCCATGCCGATCTCGGCATACTTATTCAGGTGATAGAGTTGAAAGGCTGAAAGCCGATCCACGCGGGTTCCAGGGACACACGCCACGGGTTTCTCCGGCGGAGTGGTTCCTTGCCCCTGCTTTTCATCATCGCCCATTGAATTCGCCTTGTTATGAGTTCGACGCACTGCGCCTGATAACATCCCCATTGAATATACCAAAACATCACCACTCCGCAAATACCAATAAAAAACCGGGCCGGAGAGGGAAACTCCGGCCCGGTTAGGGCACGTCACAGAGGGTGTATGATGAACGAGTCTACAGTTCGCCCAGGCTCTTGCCCAGTTTCTGCACACGTTCATTCATGGGGTAGCGATCAATCAGCTGACGATAAATTCGAACAGCGTCCTGTCGCTTACCCTGCCCAAGCAGGGCATATACCAAGTTGATGTTACTAACATAATCCGTTGTTCGAATAGCCACTGCACGACGGAAGAAATTCTCCGCATCTGCGTAGCGTTTCTCCTGAAGAGCCAGATACCCTTCCCATTTATACTTGGAAGCACTTTCCTTCTTGCCGATTTCAACGGACATGGAAGACAAGAGCTGTTTGGACTGGGTCAGATCACCCGACTTCGAAGCCTGAACCAATTTCCGCTCCAGCGCCAAAACGTTCTCGTTCTTGCGGGCCTTCTGCGCAAAGTGCGTTTCCAACGCCTTGGTGGGCTTGCTCAGGTCAATCTTGCGATCCTGCTTCTGCACGTCGCGATACAAACGCTGGCGCACGATTGGAGCCGGTCGAGGCTTAGGTGCAAGCTGAGCCTGCTCCACAGTCTCAGATTCCGCTTCGCCAACCTTACCTTCCATGATCAGATCCACTGCCTGCTGACGTCCCTGCATGGTTTGGGATTTAGCCAGAGGCATATCTGGAGCAACCGGAATTGGTATCTTCTGCACTTCCTGTTGGATAAAGAAGACACCGGAACCGACAAGGACGGTCAAGATCAAAAGGAATACAGCTGCCCTGGCAATAAGCTTGCTTGTTCTGGGCGCCACAGCCTGAGGAGTTGACCGAGGAGCTTTCCCGGCCTCCTCCTTCTTCAATTGTTGAAGACTTCGGTAGATAACACTCATTTCACCACCCTGACTTGCATGACAATAACCAGTTCGCGAACTGCATCATTGTCCGTCCTGGTCTTGAACAGCCATCCCAGCACAGGGATGTCAGACATGACAGGAATGCCATTGTCAGACTTGCTGGTTGATTTGTCGATCAAACCACCAAGAATGATAGTATCTCCGTCTTTTACCCGCACAGTTGTATTGACCGTTTTCACGTCAACCTGAGGCAGCGTGATCTTATCACCGGCATTGGTCACTTCCACCAGTTCAAGACTAGCAGTTTCAACCTCACTCTTGATGGGGAAGATCTGCATGTCGATCTTATCATCATCACTGATGTAAGCCATGACACCAAGCATGACACCGTCAAACACGTTAGCTGTCGTTGTGGTGTATGTAATAGCACCTGTGTCATCCACATCGCGGCTGATTTCCGAGACATACTGATAGGAACTGCCGGAAGTGAACAGCGCAGGCTGAGCATGCTTGGCACGAACGTGCGGGTTTGCCACAACCTTTACACCACCAAACGTTTGCATAGCTTCGATGGCAGCGTTGAAGGAATCATCACCTCGGGTAAACCCGGTAACCGTGGCTACGGTCTGATTGTCCGCAAAAGTCCGGGCACCAATCGCCGTGGACCCGCGCTGAAGGAGCGACAGGGTGGTCGTACCATCACCAAGCGACATGCGCTCAGCGACCCAGTTAAAGTCGATACCAAACTGGAAGTTATCCGAAAGACGAACTTCCATGATTCGGGCATCGATGACAACCTGCTTCGAGAGCTTGGACTTCAAGTTGTTAAGCAGCTTGGCAACAGCCTTGATTTTACCAGGAGAAGAACGGACGTACAAAGTTCCGGTCAACGGGTCCAAGGCAAAGTAACCAGGGTTTTCAGGTTCATCACCTGCCGCAGTCTGCTCTCCAAAAGCACTTTCCTCAGACAGAATCGAGTCTACGCTTTGCAATATCTGTCCATACAGAGATGCATCATCGAATTCGCCCCCCATGGCCGTAGACATGGAGAACTGTCCAGCCAAATCACCAGACCCAGTTAAGGCACTGCCAAAGATATCGCCACCAGAATTGGTTTCAACCTCGGTTTGCGCATTAACGAAGTCCAACTTAAAGGTCTGCTCTGCAAACTGCTGCACGTACAGAATATTTTCCGTCACTTCCCAGGCCAGATCATAGGCCTGCAGCAATTTCTCGACAACCAGAGCACTGGATGCATCCTCAAAGCTGATCGTTACGCGTTTATCCAGTTCGATACCCGGCTCAATGACCAGGTTCAGGCCGGAGTTACGCGCCACGATGTACAGAATATTGTGAATGGTTTCCTGCTGTACGCTGATGGATATCGTCGTATCCTCCAGCGGATTGTAAGCAGGCAGTACCGGTTCAATGAGGTCATCGACCTCGTTCTGGGACTGCTCAATCTGCTGCTCCATGGCGCGCATTTTGACGAACTGCTCGTCCTCTTTGCGCAATTGCTTGTAGAGCGAATCGTATTCGAGCTCACTCTCAAGCATTTTGCCCGGATTCTGACAGGCGGCAAGGCCCAGTGACATCACAAAAAGTCCAAGAAAAACGATTGACCTGCGCATGACGTGTCCCTTTTTCACCCTTCCTTCCCCTCTGTGAGGCGGTTGATGTAGCATATCCGACCTCGCCCCGCTTTCCGGGGGTTACGTGCAAAGGTTATTGCTTCCCAATCTGCTGCAAAATATCCAAGGCTTGGTCCGGGCTAAGATCCGATGGCAGATTCTGGAGATTGACATCCTGAGAGCCCTGTTCACCAGTCGTGCCATCTTCTCCTTCACCGTCAGCCGACTGCTCCCTTTCCCTGCTTTTCGGTCCACCAGTCAGTTCCACCCTGAAAGGATGAATCCAAGGCATGCGGTCAACCGTATCTCCCAAGGCAAGGTTAACACCTTCGGCATCTATTCCCTTAACCATGCGTCCATCAGGAAGCACATCACCCAGCTTATAGATTTTTCCCCCTAGAACAGCGAACTTGTCCGGTGGGCCAAGAAAAATCGTAGTCACATTCAAAGAGTCGCGCTTCGCATCAAGAGAAGCTGCATCGAGCACGATCAACGTCGGATCGATTTTTTCCACCGACCCAAACGTGGCCACCTTTTTCTTGGAAACCAGAATAGCTGCCTGGATAGCATCTGTGACCTCATTTGAAGGCACATTCAACGTCTTAGGAGCAAGCCTTTTCAGTATGTCAGACTTAACCCTAGGCCTCTGAGGCTCATCCATGTAGATCCAGCCTGCCGTGACAACAATCACCAAGACATAACCAATCCAACGGATGAGGATATTCCTTCTACCGGGATGCATTTACTCCCCCTTCTTCACAGGCCAGAGTGCATCAAG is part of the Desulfovibrio ferrophilus genome and harbors:
- a CDS encoding TetR/AcrR family transcriptional regulator yields the protein MKTQKQGTRERIIEAGARIIHKNGFNNTGLKEILDAADIPKGSFYFYFKNKEDFGLQVVDHYVAHFGQMAMEILAGTDGSPLMRFRVLHEKFRDFYQAQECSLGCPVGNLAQEMGDLSPAFRKRLSNAIDGMASMYCSVLAEAQQAGALDPALDVREVSYFLVSGWHGALVRMKVTKDIEPLNLFMRMAFERVLGVPLPE
- a CDS encoding tetratricopeptide repeat protein, with the protein product MDQAHEFKTICVVSGQEDHLRRDKLNIKRLRPKTIMGFSSGGEGAGFLANQDVDCIICDSNLDDMDGCKFMRIIRQMPRHRMTPIIMVTVENQKNAVLDSIAAGCTGYVLRPYSEETLERHLMMAVQLQRFSEIEVEQLKHAQDMVDQGDFDDAIEEFEEILSLQDEAQKYYDMGCDYLIRQKYGKAIISFNKALKINDLFAEAYQGLAEAYKGKGNLDRFKGYLQKAAEVHAQFDRLEQAKTIFIEILKHDTKAPNPYNTLGVRLRRAGDYPGAVRAYRRALEITPKDENIYFNISKAYFYMGERKKAQQDLKLSLDINPHFPEAAKFYKEVTGRPWSPPSGEPISAAQDTKRAETIKDI
- a CDS encoding OmpA/MotB family protein — protein: MPGPVKFKRTEREQGGAWELSFADMMTLILCFFILMVTVSEVNREQYEVVAESLGEAMGTKAPEPEAPMIPAEWRQRLKSMEDVRHEITARTRHASDALSLEMRPNAVAVNLRGAVFFELGSAELTPTALEILADIAPPLMGIPYRMTVEGHTDNIPIKSSAFPSNWELSAARASAVARYFIDHGFPRDHVQVMGLADTRPKRPNMDIHGNAIAENQAQNRRIVILVEPME
- a CDS encoding motility protein A — its product is MNVATIIGILFGMGVLGFATFFATSSVAVFLNLPGLAIVLGGTAAATFICYPMREVARVFQLFLIALGREELPMGEYVNALVRLAKDSSTKGKVHLEKQIPGIDNEFLHDAIQMVVDGYSREEIAEILDTRIQQTYEQEMSSAGIYRTMSRLSPAFGIIGTLIGLIAMMQAMGSNLGEIGPAMATALTTTLYGILLANMVFLPIAVKVEKRIEERVILMSLVRDGTLFIKDKAPAAIVLDKLKAYLPPRRWSTITVMKSVGKPRRKA
- a CDS encoding cyclic nucleotide-binding domain-containing protein, which encodes MDFNSDTKYKTLHKGQVIFKEDQKSSVAYMLKTGRISLYRILNNKKVVLAEVTPGQIFGEEGLLGGGTRIANAVAEEPCEIIVMDRDTFQAMLLKSPAPIQRLARFLIEQVRAVNRRVAESSTGNVFLSVCGILEMMYKAHIHSPKSGGKAGQTSGLSYAEFSRTAKDILLVTQLEIDEVVTRLRKLKIIDVNDVRKAVMKKDALGRSRKTSDFLKDRTLTIPDLAKFMSVARNLSQEMPADKAPFTQCLEFIDIYEFAELVESKPETIYKKMSYKEIPETYFFMHKPTVEAWVGEVGTEFFQRVKKKRVKLEDLETVNDIVYVDNAALQDCFSSLGFHKVAILASMAGDEARSRIFSNLSKKMSKIVQEQAMSIENLDEMEAADAEDELIETIKRIKGLIK
- a CDS encoding HD domain-containing phosphohydrolase gives rise to the protein MGDDEKQGQGTTPPEKPVACVPGTRVDRLSAFQLYHLNKYAEIGMALSGEANVNRLLEMIIHEARAITDADAGTLYLVNEDATHLDFVILQNDTMNTRMGGTSGVEINLPPVPLMVDGKANRSNVSSHVALTGEIVNIADVYESEEFDFTGPRKYDEATGYRSKSMLVIPMRNHENDIIGVLQLLNAQDIAAGGCITEFSDDRVVLVASLASQAAAALTKTRLIKDLKDLFYAFIKSIANAIEEKSPYTGGHINRVVDISMMIARRINEIDDGPFSEVHFNEDELEELKLSAWLHDIGKIITPEWVVDKASKLQTIYDRAELVALRFDLISKCIETECLASKAEQLALGAGPQALAETDARCADALQELSEERAFVMSCNEPGEFMSDERIERLKGIATKTYEVNGEERPYLTENELLNLCIRKGTLTGSEREIIEDHASMTGTMLSELPFPKKLSRVPEYASSHHEKLDGSGYPQGLKDDDLPLQARIMAVADIFEALTAKDRPYKKPMPLSQAVKILGFMKKDRHIDPEVHDLFLSSGLFREYAEMELNPDQFDEVDVPPDLTMRTVLIAGVGDFEALTERLLTWGADLELEPSLGKAELATIEAYGTCKPYRIVFIPADDQGWKLVSQLVDNEGFPMHSLVMFSDAPDDEDRLYAQTLGLAGVIALPAQEQELSAVAFSIVNGHRYSEGVNPALCLMGKARLRAKNEDGGPSILVVDDSANTRMLVKYYLADKHYRLAFAENGRGGVEAYTKSHFDMVIMGTHLTGMDGFAAARAIRNWEGESKTQPVPLLAITAHYIPDDGQRSLDAGYTDYIERPFTKPKLLKLVEQYIR
- a CDS encoding tetratricopeptide repeat protein, translating into MILTVLVGSGVFFIQQEVQKIPIPVAPDMPLAKSQTMQGRQQAVDLIMEGKVGEAESETVEQAQLAPKPRPAPIVRQRLYRDVQKQDRKIDLSKPTKALETHFAQKARKNENVLALERKLVQASKSGDLTQSKQLLSSMSVEIGKKESASKYKWEGYLALQEKRYADAENFFRRAVAIRTTDYVSNINLVYALLGQGKRQDAVRIYRQLIDRYPMNERVQKLGKSLGEL
- the mshL gene encoding pilus (MSHA type) biogenesis protein MshL; protein product: MRRSIVFLGLFVMSLGLAACQNPGKMLESELEYDSLYKQLRKEDEQFVKMRAMEQQIEQSQNEVDDLIEPVLPAYNPLEDTTISISVQQETIHNILYIVARNSGLNLVIEPGIELDKRVTISFEDASSALVVEKLLQAYDLAWEVTENILYVQQFAEQTFKLDFVNAQTEVETNSGGDIFGSALTGSGDLAGQFSMSTAMGGEFDDASLYGQILQSVDSILSEESAFGEQTAAGDEPENPGYFALDPLTGTLYVRSSPGKIKAVAKLLNNLKSKLSKQVVIDARIMEVRLSDNFQFGIDFNWVAERMSLGDGTTTLSLLQRGSTAIGARTFADNQTVATVTGFTRGDDSFNAAIEAMQTFGGVKVVANPHVRAKHAQPALFTSGSSYQYVSEISRDVDDTGAITYTTTTANVFDGVMLGVMAYISDDDKIDMQIFPIKSEVETASLELVEVTNAGDKITLPQVDVKTVNTTVRVKDGDTIILGGLIDKSTSKSDNGIPVMSDIPVLGWLFKTRTDNDAVRELVIVMQVRVVK